One Nocardia farcinica genomic region harbors:
- a CDS encoding aldo/keto reductase: protein MTDSSHPSDTAARPGGSFTLAGREVARVGYGTMQLPRATDPDAACAVLRRAYELGVNHFDTAHFYGDGTANRYLAATLAVDPDVVVVTKVGARPARRGPMPLVPAQRPEQLRAQVHANLRSLAVERLDVVNMRRIPPGSFPLTPSQRVSFDDQMAEMIALREEGLIGHIGVSTVDTAELRAALPAGIVCVSNQYSLTSRKQEPVLDVARAEGIAWVPYFPLGGAMPGLAKVTHEPVVQRIAQEAGATPAQIGLAWLLHRAPNVLIIPGTTSIAHLEQNVAAGSITLDADQIARLDAVEPATGVRGFLGRLRRP, encoded by the coding sequence ATGACCGACTCCAGCCACCCTTCCGACACCGCTGCACGCCCCGGCGGCTCCTTCACGTTGGCCGGACGCGAGGTCGCGCGGGTCGGGTACGGCACCATGCAGTTGCCCCGCGCGACTGACCCGGACGCGGCATGCGCGGTGCTGCGCCGCGCCTACGAACTGGGCGTGAACCACTTCGACACCGCCCACTTCTACGGCGACGGCACCGCCAACCGGTACCTCGCCGCCACGCTGGCCGTCGATCCGGACGTGGTGGTCGTGACCAAGGTCGGTGCCCGCCCGGCCCGGCGCGGTCCGATGCCGCTGGTGCCCGCCCAGCGACCCGAGCAATTGCGCGCGCAGGTCCACGCCAACCTGCGCAGTCTCGCGGTCGAGCGTCTGGATGTGGTGAATATGCGCCGCATCCCGCCCGGGTCCTTCCCGTTGACCCCGAGCCAGCGGGTGTCATTCGACGACCAGATGGCCGAGATGATCGCCCTGCGCGAGGAGGGCCTGATCGGACACATCGGGGTGAGCACCGTCGACACGGCCGAACTGCGTGCCGCGCTGCCCGCGGGGATCGTGTGCGTGTCCAATCAATACAGCCTGACCTCCCGCAAGCAGGAACCGGTCCTGGACGTCGCCCGAGCGGAGGGCATCGCCTGGGTTCCGTACTTCCCGCTCGGTGGTGCCATGCCCGGCTTGGCGAAGGTCACCCACGAACCGGTCGTCCAGCGGATCGCGCAGGAGGCAGGCGCCACCCCGGCCCAGATCGGCCTGGCCTGGTTACTGCACCGCGCCCCGAATGTGCTGATCATTCCCGGCACCACGTCGATCGCCCACCTCGAGCAGAACGTCGCAGCGGGCTCGATCACTCTGGACGCGGACCAGATCGCCCGCCTGGACGCGGTCGAGCCTGCCACGGGTGTTCGCGGATTCCTCGGCCGCCTGCGCCGCCCCTGA
- a CDS encoding GNAT family N-acetyltransferase encodes MTVKGDAPVGELGMLIVAPEATGAGIGSVLFRRALATARDLGFRMLTIESDPTGHNKALWPGNTDDYLAQLGRFDLDAYRPCPSPANADLGE; translated from the coding sequence GTGACGGTGAAGGGCGACGCGCCCGTCGGTGAGCTGGGGATGCTGATCGTCGCGCCCGAGGCGACCGGCGCGGGGATCGGCAGCGTTCTGTTCCGGCGTGCGCTCGCGACCGCGCGCGACCTCGGATTCCGCATGCTGACCATCGAGTCGGACCCGACCGGTCACAACAAAGCGCTGTGGCCGGGCAACACCGACGACTATCTCGCACAGCTCGGGCGCTTCGACCTCGACGCCTACCGCCCCTGTCCGTCCCCGGCGAATGCCGATCTCGGAGAATGA
- the soxR gene encoding redox-sensitive transcriptional activator SoxR: protein MKQTPTDLLTVGEVARRAGIATSAVRFYEDQGLIAATRTAGNQRRYPRHVLRRIGIIVAARRFGIPLAEVAEVFADLPHDRMPSKTDWRKISRGWHDRLEARRRELERLEEELIGCIGCGCLSLNTCRVLNPEDRLAAEGPGARRLTGGDAATQRPPDAHDLDHSPRSAFAGDGQGR, encoded by the coding sequence ATGAAGCAGACACCCACGGACCTGCTCACCGTGGGCGAGGTCGCCCGCCGGGCCGGCATCGCCACCAGCGCGGTCAGGTTCTACGAAGACCAAGGGTTGATCGCCGCCACCCGCACCGCAGGCAACCAACGCCGCTATCCCCGCCACGTCCTGCGCCGCATCGGAATCATCGTCGCCGCACGGCGATTCGGCATCCCGCTCGCCGAAGTCGCCGAAGTCTTCGCCGACCTCCCACACGACCGCATGCCCAGCAAGACCGACTGGCGCAAGATCTCCCGCGGCTGGCACGACCGCCTCGAAGCCCGGCGCCGCGAGCTGGAACGGCTCGAGGAGGAACTCATCGGCTGCATCGGCTGCGGGTGCCTGTCGCTGAACACCTGCCGAGTGCTGAATCCGGAAGATCGCCTCGCCGCCGAAGGGCCGGGCGCGCGGCGGCTCACCGGCGGGGACGCAGCCACCCAGCGCCCGCCGGACGCGCACGATCTCGATCATTCTCCGAGATCGGCATTCGCCGGGGACGGACAGGGGCGGTAG
- a CDS encoding MFS transporter, which produces MPVSEQDSGWRGLFSRPHRTAVIVMAGGVGLYAMNLYFTAALMPTVVGELGGQQYYAWAATAYLITAVTATMIVSRMLAVRGSGGSYVVAYLLFAGGTVVGAGSPTMEFFVAGRAIQGLGAGLLTGLGYATIRRVLPPQLWTRATGLVSAMFGVGTLLGPALGGVFAEGGAWRAAFATLTGIAILLLLVTVRALPTRRPEEATRTPVPVASILALALTAALLSLRSALSGVWVPVTVAAGLLLLIAFFVIDSRDPDGVLPRLAYTPGNPLKWVYVTVAALCAGVMVENFIPLFAQQLADATPIVAGLLGAVLSLGWTLAQLFSVAAAERTARILVRTGPVLLTAGLAAYGLLQADGARWLHLTVWAVLLFVAGAGIGLAFPHLSVAAMRAGEDEAEGAKAAAAVSTTQLIAFTLTSALAGNLLALGGDSPLASARWLILGIAVLTAIGVATALVATRTATTRPNSRHAAG; this is translated from the coding sequence ATGCCCGTGTCGGAGCAGGATTCCGGGTGGCGGGGGCTGTTCTCCCGCCCGCACCGCACCGCCGTGATCGTGATGGCGGGCGGCGTCGGCCTCTATGCGATGAACCTCTATTTCACCGCCGCGCTCATGCCCACCGTCGTCGGCGAGCTGGGCGGGCAGCAGTATTACGCGTGGGCGGCCACCGCCTACCTGATCACCGCGGTCACCGCGACGATGATCGTGAGCCGGATGCTCGCCGTCCGGGGCAGCGGCGGCTCCTACGTCGTCGCCTACCTGCTCTTCGCCGGGGGCACGGTGGTCGGCGCGGGCAGTCCCACGATGGAGTTCTTCGTGGCCGGGCGCGCGATCCAGGGTCTCGGCGCGGGCCTGCTCACCGGACTCGGGTACGCGACGATCCGCAGGGTGCTTCCGCCGCAGCTGTGGACCCGCGCCACCGGCCTCGTCTCGGCGATGTTCGGGGTCGGCACCCTGCTCGGGCCCGCCCTCGGCGGGGTGTTCGCCGAGGGCGGTGCGTGGCGGGCCGCGTTCGCGACGCTCACCGGCATCGCGATCCTGCTGCTGCTCGTCACCGTGCGGGCGCTGCCGACGCGGCGCCCCGAAGAGGCCACCCGCACCCCGGTGCCGGTCGCATCGATCCTCGCGCTCGCCCTGACCGCCGCGCTGCTGAGCCTGCGATCGGCGCTGTCCGGTGTGTGGGTGCCGGTCACCGTCGCCGCGGGGCTGCTGCTGCTCATCGCGTTCTTCGTGATCGACTCCCGGGATCCCGACGGCGTGCTGCCCCGCCTCGCCTACACCCCCGGCAACCCGCTGAAATGGGTCTACGTCACCGTTGCCGCCCTGTGTGCGGGGGTGATGGTGGAGAACTTCATCCCGCTGTTCGCGCAGCAGCTCGCCGACGCCACCCCGATCGTCGCGGGACTCCTCGGCGCCGTGCTGTCGCTGGGCTGGACGCTGGCCCAGCTGTTCAGCGTCGCCGCCGCCGAGCGCACCGCGCGGATCCTGGTCCGCACCGGACCGGTGCTGCTGACCGCCGGACTGGCCGCCTACGGGCTGCTCCAGGCCGACGGTGCGCGCTGGCTGCACCTCACGGTGTGGGCGGTGCTGCTGTTCGTCGCCGGTGCCGGGATCGGCCTCGCCTTCCCGCACCTGTCCGTCGCGGCGATGCGCGCCGGTGAGGACGAGGCCGAGGGCGCGAAGGCCGCCGCGGCGGTCAGCACCACCCAGCTGATCGCGTTCACCCTCACCAGCGCGCTGGCCGGGAATCTGCTTGCGCTGGGCGGTGATTCCCCGCTCGCGTCGGCGCGGTGGTTGATCCTCGGCATCGCGGTCCTCACCGCGATCGGGGTGGCGACGGCGCTCGTCGCCACCCGGACCGCGACGACACGCCCGAACAGCCGGCACGCGGCCGGATAG
- a CDS encoding amidase, giving the protein MPPIHAFVDDALADHDAVELARQVAARTVSPAELATAALDRARRVNDTLRAVAATYPEPRFAPEGRGALSGIPTYIKDNVDVAGLPTQHGSVAFTAPAARRDGRVTRQFLATGVTVLGKSRLPEFGLTPTTEFATQEPARNPWHLNHSPGGSSGGAAALVASGVVPLAHGNDGGGSIRIPAACAGLVGLKTSRGRLLDSEQTRLMPLNLVSEGVLTRTVRDSAAFLAAAERYHRNPALPPIGEVMGPAMRRLRIGLVTESPTGAVVDEPTMAAVEATARILEKAGHIVEPTSPPVTTRFVHDFTLYWAFLADVLTTTGRFGFGASWNTADAEHATRGLRAYHRRTLHQTPAALRRLRRFRHVYDTWLARHDVILSPVVAHTAPELGYFAGTSSFDELLARMANFVSFTPVNNVAGSPAIAIPAGLSPDGLPVAIHLSAAYGDERTLLELAYLLEAEQPFPRIDGRAPAV; this is encoded by the coding sequence ATGCCGCCGATCCACGCCTTCGTCGACGACGCTCTCGCCGACCACGATGCCGTCGAACTCGCCCGGCAGGTCGCCGCCCGCACGGTGAGCCCCGCCGAACTCGCGACCGCCGCCCTCGACCGCGCGCGCCGGGTGAACGACACGCTGCGCGCCGTCGCCGCGACCTACCCGGAGCCGCGGTTCGCCCCCGAAGGCCGTGGCGCGCTCAGCGGCATACCGACCTACATCAAGGACAACGTCGATGTGGCGGGCCTGCCGACCCAGCACGGCAGCGTCGCCTTCACCGCACCCGCGGCCCGGCGCGACGGCCGGGTCACCCGCCAGTTCCTCGCCACCGGGGTCACCGTGCTGGGCAAGTCCCGGCTACCCGAGTTCGGGCTCACCCCCACCACCGAGTTCGCCACCCAGGAACCGGCCCGAAATCCCTGGCACCTCAACCACTCCCCCGGCGGCTCCTCCGGCGGCGCGGCAGCGCTGGTCGCCTCGGGTGTCGTCCCGCTCGCGCACGGCAACGACGGCGGCGGCTCGATCCGCATCCCGGCGGCCTGCGCGGGACTGGTCGGGCTCAAGACGAGCCGCGGCCGACTGCTCGACAGTGAACAGACCCGCCTGATGCCGCTCAACCTCGTCTCGGAGGGGGTCCTGACCCGCACGGTCCGGGACAGCGCCGCCTTCCTCGCCGCCGCCGAGCGCTACCATCGCAACCCCGCGCTCCCGCCCATCGGCGAGGTCATGGGCCCGGCCATGCGGCGACTGCGGATCGGGCTGGTGACCGAGAGCCCCACCGGCGCGGTCGTGGACGAGCCCACGATGGCCGCGGTCGAGGCCACCGCGCGCATCCTGGAGAAGGCCGGGCACATCGTGGAGCCCACCAGCCCGCCGGTGACCACGCGCTTCGTCCACGATTTCACCCTGTACTGGGCGTTTCTGGCCGATGTCCTCACCACGACCGGCAGGTTCGGGTTCGGCGCGTCCTGGAACACCGCCGACGCCGAGCACGCCACCCGGGGCCTGCGCGCCTACCACCGCCGGACGCTGCACCAGACCCCCGCGGCATTGCGCCGACTGCGCCGATTCCGCCACGTTTACGACACCTGGCTGGCCCGGCACGACGTCATCCTGAGCCCGGTCGTCGCCCACACCGCCCCCGAACTCGGATACTTCGCAGGCACGTCGTCTTTCGACGAACTGCTCGCACGAATGGCCAACTTCGTCTCGTTCACTCCGGTGAACAACGTCGCCGGTTCGCCCGCCATCGCGATCCCCGCGGGCCTCTCCCCCGACGGGCTGCCCGTCGCGATCCACCTGTCCGCCGCCTACGGTGACGAACGCACTCTGCTCGAGCTGGCCTATCTGCTGGAAGCCGAGCAGCCCTTCCCGAGAATCGACGGGCGAGCACCGGCGGTCTGA